In Helianthus annuus cultivar XRQ/B chromosome 3, HanXRQr2.0-SUNRISE, whole genome shotgun sequence, a single window of DNA contains:
- the LOC110896333 gene encoding disease resistance protein RPV1-like: MPVESLKLKSLELGNTKLQTLNLRVCRNLETLNIDQCEDLVELDMPVESLMLKSLHLGNTKLKTLNLKGYRNLERLEIEQCEDLVELDMPVECLMLERFHLSNTKLKTLNLKGYRNLERLEIEQCEDLVELDMPVESLMLKTLHLRTPKLKTLNLKGARNLEKLDVEQCEDLVELDIPVESSLMLKRLHLGNAKFKTLNLKGCRNLETLDLEKCEDLVELHMPVESLMLKTLHLCTPKLKTLNLKGARNLEKLDVEQCENLVELNLPIESLELKRLSLQCCKLKTIDLGLTPILDRLDIKDCNNLIEIHAPIGCLKQIVHITLSGCVRFKPFSVNPWFPDFGSSAELHLIARSLDICPLHPDNNLPKFQFECIYKERLPTSSTGNLEKLLSFGLCACTDLVTFSESICGLQCLGKLTLVGSISDVPNNLDQLECLEELTFSSTIIKHLPDGICMLKHLKVLQLKSCWLLEQLPEDLGRLECLEELYLTECIFLRHIPGSICEMKRLKCFHLPYCVLVEKLPEEIGQLKCLKELNIEGTGINHLPPSIFQLKGLLIDGSRWRLESYGFTSVFDRSTYTSYCYI, encoded by the coding sequence ATGCCCGTTGAAAGTCTAAAGCTCAAAAGCCTGGAACTCGGTAACACTAAGTTGCAAACACTTAACCTTAGGGTGTGTCGGAATCTTGAGACGTTAAATATTGATCAATGTGAGGATTTGGTAGAACTTGACATGCCGGTTGAAAGTCTGATGCTCAAAAGCCTCCACCTCGGTAATACTAAGTTGAAAACACTTAACCTTAAGGGGTATCGGAATCTCGAGAGGTTAGAGATTGAACAATGTGAGGATTTGGTAGAACTTGACATGCCCGTTGAGTGTCTGATGCTCGAAAGGTTCCACCTCAGTAATACTAAGTTGAAAACACTTAACCTTAAGGGGTATCGGAATCTCGAGAGGTTAGAGATTGAACAATGTGAGGATTTGGTAGAACTTGACATGCCCGTTGAAAGTCTGATGCTCAAAACCCTCCACCTCCGTACTCCTAAGTTGAAAACACTTAACCTTAAGGGGGCTCGGAATCTCGAGAAGTTGGATGTTGAACAATGTGAGGATTtggtagaacttgacatccccgTTGAAAGTAGTCTGATGCTCAAACGCCTCCACCTCGGTAATGCTAAGTTTAAAACACTTAACCTTAAGGGGTGTCGGAATCTTGAGACGTTAGATCTTGAAAAATGTGAGGATTTGGTAGAACTTCACATGCCCGTTGAAAGTCTGATGCTCAAAACCCTCCACCTCTGTACTCCTAAGTTGAAAACACTTAACCTTAAGGGGGCTCGGAATCTCGAGAAGTTAGATGTTGAACAATGTGAAAATTTGGTAGAACTTAACCTGCCCATTGAAAGTCTAGAGCTCAAACGCCTCTCCCTCCAATGTTGTAAGTTGAAAACCATTGACCTTGGGCTGACTCCAATTCTTGATAGATTAGATATTAAAGATTGTAATAATTTAATAGAAATTCATGCTCCCATTGGATGTCTCAAACAGATTGTCCACATAACATTAAGTGGCTGTGTTAGGTTTAAACCATTTTCGGTTAACCCATGGTTTCCAGATTTTGGTTCTTCAGCAGAATTGCATTTAATTGCAAGGTCTTTAGATATATGCCCGTTGCACCCTGACAATAATTTGCCTAAGTTCCAGTTTGAATGTATTTATAAGGAACGCCTACCCACGTCGTCGACAGGAAATCTTGAGAAGCTTCTTTCTTTTGGTCTATGTGCGTGCACAGACCTTGTGACTTTCTCAGAAAGTATTTGTGGTTTACAATGTTTAGGAAAGCTTACACTTGTGGGAAGTATTTCAGACGTGCCGAATAACCTTGACCAGTTAGAATGTCTAGAGGAGTTAACTTTTTCGTCAACCATCATTAAACATCTTCCAGATGGCATTTGTATGTTGAAACACCTTAAAGTTCTCCAACTTAAATCTTGTTGGCTTCTTGAGCAGTTACCTGAGGATCTTGGCAGGCTAGAGTGTTTAGAGGAGTTGTACTTAACGGAGTGTATATTCCTACGACATATTCCAGGCAGCATATGTGAGATGAAACGTCTAAAATGTTTCCATCTCCCATATTGTGTTCTAGTTGAGAAATTGCCTGAGGAAATAGGACAATTAAAAtgtttaaaagagttaaacatagAGGGCACTGGCATAAATCATCTTCCGCCAAGCATTTTTCAATTGAAAGGTCTGCTTATTGACGGGTCTAGGTGGCGGCTTGAGTCGTATGGTTTTACATCCGTGTTTGACAGATCAACATACACCTCCTACTGCTACATATAA